The following proteins come from a genomic window of Vicinamibacterales bacterium:
- a CDS encoding SprT family zinc-dependent metalloprotease has translation MAPTVFVRHQWARRYILRVLDDGTLRVTLPRWGSKREALAFVETSQGWIEQQRLSRMARPAVVHPDEPGLRQRARRELPPALQALAGVHGIAVTRISVRNQRSRWGACSATGAITLNWRLILVPDFVREYVMLHELMHRRELNHSDRFWRHVRAVCPQHEEARRWLLTDGQRLFTGAAASGEC, from the coding sequence GTGGCTCCTACGGTGTTTGTCCGGCACCAGTGGGCCCGGCGTTACATCCTCCGCGTGCTCGACGATGGGACGTTGCGGGTGACGTTGCCGCGCTGGGGATCGAAGCGGGAAGCACTGGCGTTTGTCGAGACGAGCCAGGGCTGGATCGAACAGCAGCGGCTGTCGCGCATGGCGCGCCCGGCGGTGGTGCATCCCGACGAGCCGGGGTTGCGCCAGCGCGCGCGGCGGGAACTGCCGCCCGCGCTCCAGGCGCTCGCCGGCGTGCACGGGATCGCGGTGACGCGCATCTCGGTGCGCAACCAGCGGTCGCGATGGGGCGCCTGTTCCGCGACCGGCGCGATTACGCTCAACTGGCGGCTGATCCTCGTGCCGGATTTCGTCAGGGAATACGTGATGCTGCACGAGTTGATGCATCGGCGGGAGTTGAACCACTCCGATCGGTTCTGGCGGCACGTCCGCGCGGTGTGCCCACAGCACGAGGAAGCGCGGCGGTGGCTCCTGACCGATGGGCAGCGGCTGTTCACCGGCGCCGCGGCCAGCGGCGAGTGTTAG
- a CDS encoding outer membrane beta-barrel protein: MKRILVFAMCVAGMVAAGAPRAEAQLSMGPFRGYLTGQAGLATGGDLSNPIFTPGVAVSVQEDNGWGAEFDFGYSSEAESGRQLLDIATYMFNGNWIQPRGSLRPFVSAGAGIMQMDGCDAPCGRPAKTYDLGVNAGAGALFAMTDAVGLRGDVRYFRTLADHPDLRRANDLGFWRVSLGVTLLWAIVP; encoded by the coding sequence ATGAAGCGGATACTCGTGTTCGCGATGTGTGTGGCGGGAATGGTTGCGGCCGGCGCGCCCCGGGCCGAGGCCCAACTGAGCATGGGCCCGTTCCGGGGGTATCTCACCGGGCAGGCCGGCCTGGCCACCGGCGGCGATCTCTCGAATCCAATCTTCACGCCGGGCGTCGCGGTCTCGGTGCAGGAAGACAACGGCTGGGGCGCCGAGTTCGACTTCGGCTACTCGTCGGAGGCCGAATCCGGCCGCCAGTTACTCGACATTGCCACCTACATGTTCAACGGCAACTGGATTCAGCCGCGCGGCAGCCTGCGCCCGTTCGTGTCGGCGGGGGCCGGCATCATGCAGATGGATGGCTGTGACGCGCCGTGCGGACGTCCGGCCAAGACCTACGACCTTGGCGTCAATGCCGGCGCCGGCGCCTTGTTCGCCATGACCGACGCCGTCGGCCTGCGCGGAGACGTCAGGTATTTCCGGACGCTGGCCGATCATCCGGACCTTCGCCGCGCGAACGACCTCGGCTTCTGGCGCGTCTCGCTCGGCGTCACGTTGCTATGGGCCATCGTTCCTTAG
- a CDS encoding MBL fold metallo-hydrolase, with protein MGHRSLALVLVLALFVAVLRGDVQAETWEVVVLGIAQDGGIPQLGCQRPICQDIRAGKRQPEKVSSLGLINRRTGAAYVFDATPDFPAQVQRLTGGKTPAGIFLTHAHIGHYTGLMFLGRESINAASVPVYATDRMSAFLRGNGPWSQLVSIPNIALRTLVYEQPVTLDGGVAVTAFRVPHRDEFSDTVGFRIAGPNRSALFIPDIDRWEKWDRNIRELANTVDYAFLDGTFASATEINRPIEEIPHPLMSRTRELLKGVKAKLWFIHINNSNAEIDHADVVKEGMSFPL; from the coding sequence ATGGGCCATCGTTCCTTAGCCCTGGTGCTCGTCCTGGCGCTCTTCGTCGCCGTGCTGCGTGGCGACGTGCAGGCGGAGACGTGGGAGGTCGTCGTCCTTGGCATCGCCCAGGACGGTGGCATCCCGCAGTTGGGATGCCAGCGGCCGATTTGCCAGGACATCCGGGCGGGGAAGCGGCAACCGGAGAAAGTGTCGAGCCTGGGCCTGATCAATCGGCGCACCGGCGCGGCCTACGTCTTTGACGCCACGCCCGATTTTCCCGCACAGGTGCAGCGCCTTACCGGCGGCAAGACGCCGGCCGGCATCTTCCTCACGCACGCGCACATCGGGCACTACACCGGGTTGATGTTCCTCGGACGCGAGTCAATCAACGCCGCGTCGGTGCCCGTGTATGCCACCGATCGCATGAGCGCGTTTCTCCGGGGGAATGGTCCGTGGAGCCAGTTGGTCTCGATTCCGAACATCGCGCTGCGGACGCTGGTCTACGAACAACCAGTCACGCTTGACGGCGGCGTGGCGGTGACGGCGTTTCGCGTCCCGCATCGCGATGAGTTCTCCGACACGGTGGGCTTTCGCATCGCCGGCCCGAATCGCTCGGCTCTCTTCATCCCGGACATCGATCGCTGGGAGAAGTGGGATCGCAACATCCGCGAGCTGGCCAACACGGTTGACTACGCGTTCCTCGACGGCACGTTCGCGTCGGCCACCGAGATCAACCGCCCGATCGAGGAGATCCCGCATCCGCTGATGAGCCGTACGCGCGAACTGCTCAAGGGCGTGAAGGCGAAGCTGTGGTTCATCCACATCAACAACAGCAACGCCGAGATCGATCATGCCGACGTCGTCAAGGAAGGCATGAGCTTCCCGCTCTAG